One genomic segment of Arachis duranensis cultivar V14167 chromosome 4, aradu.V14167.gnm2.J7QH, whole genome shotgun sequence includes these proteins:
- the LOC107482874 gene encoding cysteine proteinase inhibitor 1 produces MKQHYFLLLSLLSLLFLSACFSALATSRPPVALGGRWTHIKDAHKNLRAVATGEFAVKEYNKQSGTNLTFVQVVKGDTQVVDGTNFRLVLAVEDEKSKKMDYEAVVWEDIHRRYRNLTSFRALLQ; encoded by the coding sequence ATGAAACAACACTACTTCCTCCTCCTTTCCCTgctctctctcctcttcctctCGGCTTGTTTCTCTGCCTTGGCCACTTCTCGGCCGCCGGTAGCCCTGGGTGGGCGCTGGACCCACATCAAGGACGCCCATAAAAACCTCCGTGCCGTGGCGACAGGGGAATTCGCCGTTAAAGAGTACAACAAGCAATCCGGGACGAACCTGACGTTTGTACAGGTTGTGAAGGGTGACACGCAGGTTGTTGACGGCACCAACTTCCGCCTTGTGTTGGCCGTGGAGGACGAGAAAAGCAAGAAGATGGATTATGAAGCTGTTGTGTGGGAAGACATCCATAGGCGTTACAGGAACCTCACTTCCTTCAGAGCTCTTCTCCAGTAG